A window of Plasmodium brasilianum strain Bolivian I chromosome 8, whole genome shotgun sequence contains these coding sequences:
- a CDS encoding fam-l protein has product MEKKMMILLRIKIYAFILLSWTYYFKNDVSVFKMSAVDNYKLEKKIDASRYRILANYKQDKDSCAVYLQEYIPKYPSNEKRYISNNEEKTTETKKQSNGSALVNEGGHKQHMKNKSFMFETRAYSRIEKKIFKELDYLDFR; this is encoded by the exons atggaaaaaaaaatgatgatacTTTTacgtattaaaatttatgcgTTTATACTTTTATCCTGGACatactattttaaaaatgacgta agTGTATTTAAGATGTCTGCGGTTGATAATTACAagcttgaaaaaaaaatagatgcAAGCAGATATAGGATACTAGCAAACTATAAACAGGATAAGGATTCATGTGCTGTATATTTACAAGAATATATACCAAAATATCCATCAAACGAAAAAAGGTACATATctaataatgaagaaaaaaccACAGAAACAAAAAAGCAGTCAAATGGAAGCGCATTAGTGAATGAAGGAGGTCATAAGCaacatatgaaaaataaatcttttatGTTTGAAACAAGAGCATATTCTcgtatagaaaaaaaaatattcaaagaattAGATTACTTAGATTTTCGTTAA
- a CDS encoding fam-m protein, with translation MGHKINIKIFIKIAKFIILSWISNFSNYVDGNCKYDRKIDIKRYRLLEKYKHDKDSNNILLKKRFPNAEIDKQKDISHNEKVTKRKNKKSNKSLLNKSQYYTENVDYNNEIFDGKHFHFEKKWIKKRNYDDLIEKKRRFRVRRMGYLNNVNEKLIELIKLIVMLEDVYTIQPYTSIMAFGIHITMTDILFLISI, from the exons atgggacacaaaattaatataaaaatatttattaaaattgctAAGTTTATCATTCTATCATGGATAAGCAATTTTAGTAATTATGTG GACGGAAACTGTAAGTATGATAGGAAAATAGATATAAAACGTTATAgattattagaaaaatataaacatgacaaagattcaaataatatacttttaaaaaaaagattccCAAATGCTGAAATTGATAAACAGAAAGACATATCtcataatgaaaaagtaacgaaaagaaaaaataaaaaatcaaataaaagtttattaaataagtcGCAGTACTATACAGAAAATgtagattataataatgaaatttttgatggaaaacactttcattttgaaaaaaaatggattaaaaaaagaaattatgatGATTTGAttgaaaaaaagaggagATTTCGTG TAAGAAGAATGggatatttaaataatgtaaacGAGAAGCTTATAGaacttataaaattaattgtaaTGTTGGAAGATGTATACACAATACAACCCTATACTAGTATAATGGCCTTTGGGATACATATCACTATGACAGATATCCTATTTTTGATAAGCATTTAG